One Castanea sativa cultivar Marrone di Chiusa Pesio chromosome 4, ASM4071231v1 DNA window includes the following coding sequences:
- the LOC142631193 gene encoding pentatricopeptide repeat-containing protein At5g61800 gives MQLCKSMKQLHQIHAHTIATGLLFLHSTSPILSNILHTFTIILNPNNNSISLLSYALSIFNSIPNPSTFCYNNIIRAHTLLSSPLSALLLYARMRRFSIPPDFHTFPFTLKACTQLHAFPTAKTLHSQAFKFGFAANLFVLNSLIHVYSVSDRIDDAYRVFNESSYRDVVSYNAMIDGFVKAGEIAQAHRLFDEMPVRDTVSWGTIITGCAQMNRCKEAIELFNQMLALDFKPDNIALVSALSACAQLGELEHGKTIHSYIKQNRIRIDSFLSTGLVDLYAKCGCMETAGEIFESSPDKNLFTWNAMLVGLAMHGHGQLLLHYFSGMVEAGVKPDGVSFLGVLVGCSHAGLVHEAQKLFNEMESVYGVPRELKHYGCMADLLGRSGFIGEAMEMIKSMPMAGDVFVWGGLLGGCRIYGDVEIAKKAAEHVMELKPEDGGVYSVMANVYANAEQWDDVVQIRRSMSAKRVKKNAGCSFIKLNGNTHEFIAGDSLHPQSNEIYSVLDGIGKHQFEVC, from the coding sequence atgCAATTATGCAAAAGCATGAAACAGCTCCACCAAATTCACGCCCACACCATCGCCACTGGCCTCCTCTTTCTCCATTCAACGAGTCCTATTTTAAGTAACATCCTCCACACCTTCACCATTATTCTCAACCCCAACAACAACTCTATAAGCTTATTGAGTTATGCACTCTCAATCTTTAATTCCATTCCAAACCCATCGACCTTTTGCTACAACAACATCATTAGAGCTCACACCCTCCTCTCTTCCCCTCTCTCAGCTCTTCTCCTCTATGCTCGCATGCGTCGCTTCTCTATACCTCCTGACTTTCACACCTTCCCATTTACTCTTAAGGCTTGCACCCAACTTCATGCCTTTCCCACTGCCAAAACCCTTCACTCCCAAGCTTTCAAGTTTGGCTTCGCTGCCAATTTGTTTGTCCTGAATTCCCTCATTCACGTTTACTCAGTATCCGACCGCATTGATGATGCATACCGGGTGTTCAATGAGAGCTCTTACAGGGACGTTGTTTCTTACAATGCAATGATTGATGGCTTTGTCAAGGCTGGTGAAATTGCACAAGCACATCGGCTGTTTGACGAAATGCCTGTAAGAGATACCGTGTCATGGGGCACCATTATAACTGGGTGTGCCCAGATGAACCGATGCAAAGAGGCCATTGAACTCTTCAACCAAATGCTGGCTTTAGATTTCAAGCCTGATAATATTGCATTGGTTTCTGCTCTTTCTGCTTGTGCTCAGTTGGGAGAATTGGAACATGGCAAGACCATTCACAGCTACATTAAACAAAATAGGATTCGGATAGATTCCTTCTTGTCCACTGGGTTGGTGGATTTGTATGCTAAGTGTGGCTGTATGGAAACTGCCGGGGAGATTTTTGAGTCTAGCCCGGATAAGAATTTGTTTACGTGGAATGCCATGCTTGTTGGGCTTGCAATGCATGGGCACGGCCAGCTATTGTTGCACTACTTCTCTGGAATGGTAGAAGCTGGAGTTAAACCGGACGGTGTGAGCTTCTTAGGTGTCTTGGTTGGGTGTAGCCATGCAGGTCTAGTCCATGAAGCCCAGAAGCTTTTTAATGAGATGGAATCTGTCTATGGGGTTCCTCGAGAACTCAAACACTATGGGTGCATGGCTGATTTGCTCGGACGCTCTGGTTTTATTGGGGAAGCAATGGAAATGATAAAGAGTATGCCAATGGCGGGTGATGTGTTTGTGTGGGGTGGGTTGCTGGGAGGATGTAGAATCTATGGAGATGTTGAGATTGCAAAGAAGGCAGCTGAGCATGTGATGGAATTGAAGCCTGAAGATGGCGGGGTATATTCAGTCATGGCTAACGTTTATGCCAATGCAGAGCAATGGGATGATGTGGTTCAGATTAGGAGGTCAATGAGTGCTAAGAGGGTCAAGAAGAACGCTGGTTGTAGCTTTATTAAGTTGAATGGAAATACCCATGAGTTCATTGCAGGGGATAGCCTGCATCCTCAGAGTAATGAGATATATTCTGTCTTAGATGGAATTGGAAAACATCAGTTTGAAGTATGTTAG
- the LOC142631194 gene encoding uncharacterized protein LOC142631194: protein MAFRSTSIWKRMVSGLGGGRATYATSTSPKLKAFAPTADFAHDGSTSSVAVKGDFVPVYVAIGMISLSVSLGIYTATQHLMNDPTVRVNKKRRETIPEVVEPEHVVNEAERYFKKSCFRKVAHIQEFNHVIPDTIRKDIYAYSPRVETLQSVGIDPKQL from the exons ATGGCTTTCAGGTCTACG AGTATTTGGAAACGGATGGTGAGTGGTTTAGGAGGAGGACGCGCAACATATGCGACCTCAACTTCACCAAAACTCAAGGCTTTTGCTCCAACTGCAGATTTTGCGCATGATGGGAGTACGAGTAGTGTTGCTGTGAAGGGTGACTTTGTACCTGTGTATGTGGCCATTGGGATGATATCGCTGTCAGTGAGTCTGGGGATCTACACCGCAACGCAACACCTGATGAACGACCCAACAGTGCGGGTCaataagaaaagaagagagaccATTCCTGAGGTGGTTGAGCCTGAGCATGTGGTGAATGAGGCCGAGAGGTATTTCAAGAAATCATGTTTTAGGAAGGTGGCTCACATCCAGGAGTTCAACCATGTCATCCCTGATACCATCCGTAAAGATATTTACGCATACAGCCCCCGCGTTGAGACTCTTCAGTCCGTTGGAATTGATCCAAAGCagctttaa
- the LOC142631192 gene encoding calnexin homolog, giving the protein MGRGTQLFVAGLLFLVACSSFHQLCASDDDDHTIFYDSFDDSFEGRWIVSDKEEYQGVWKHSKSEGHDDYGLLVSEKARKYAIVKELDSHVSLKDGTVVLQFETRLQNGLECGGAYLKYLRPQDAGWKAKEFDNESPYTIMFGPDKCGATNKVHFILKHKNPKNGKYVEHHLKFPPSVPSDKLSHVYTAILKPNNDVRILIDGEEKKKANFLSAEDFEPPLIPAKTIPDPDDKKPEDWDERAQIPDPNAVKPDDWDEDAPMEIEDEEAVKPEGWLDDEPEEIDDPDAAKPEDWDDEEDGEFEAPKIDNPKCESAPGCGEWKKPMKSNPAYKGKWYPPLIDNPNYKGIWKPQEIPNPDYFELERPDFEPVAAIGIEIWTMQDGILFDNFLIAKDEKTAESYRETTWKPKFEVEKEKQKAEDLAAGSDSSLTSFQKKVFDILYKIADLPILSTYKLKIYDLIEKGEKQPNLSIGILVSIVVIVFTVIFKLIFGGKKKQARVEKEKTEVADTSNNQGSSGDNEEEKEKKEDAAAPRRRGGSRRET; this is encoded by the exons atgggGAGAGGGACTCAGCTATTTGTTGCTGGGCTGCTGTTTCTCGTAGCATGCTCTTCCTTCCATCAGCTTTGCGcttctgatgatgatgatcataCG atATTTTACGACTCATTCGATGACTCGTTCGAAGGCCGTTGGATCGTTTCTGACAAAGAAGAATATCAAG GTGTGTGGAAGCATTCTAAGAGTGAAGGACATGATGATTATGGGCTTCTTGTGAGTGAGAAGGCCAGGAAGTATGCAATAGTGAAAGAGCTTGATAGCCATGTCAGTCTTAAGGATGGAACTGTTGTCCTTCAATTTGAGACGCGCCTCCAGAATGGGCTTGAATGTGGTGGTGCCTATCTCAAATATCTTCGACCACAGGACGCCGGATGGAAGGCTAAGGAATTTGACAATGAGTCTCCTTATACTATCATGTTTGGACCTGACAAATGTGGGGCCACAAATAAGGTTCACTTCATTTTAAAGCATAAGAATCCCAAGAATGGGAAATACGTGGAACATCACCTCAAGTTCCCGCCCTCTGTCCCATCAGACAAGCTATCTCATGTGTATACTGCCATTTTGAAACCGAACAATGACGTGCGAATTCTCATCGATggggaggagaagaagaaggccAATTTCCTCTCAGCTGAAGATTTTGAGCCTCCACTCATTCCTGCCAAGACAATTCCTGATCCAGATGATAAGAAGCCTGAAGACTGGGATGAGAGAGCGCAAATTCCTGACCCCAATGCAGTAAAGCCAGACGATTGGGATGAGGATGCACCCATGGAAATTGAAGATGAGGAAGCTGTGAAACCTGAAGGATGGCTAGATGATGAGCCTGAGGAGATAGACGATCCTGATGCAGCAAAACCAGAAGACTGGGATGATGAAGAGGATGGTGAATTTGAGGCTCCCAAgattgataaccctaagtgtgagTCAGCCCCTGGTTGCGGTGAATGGAAGAAGCCCATGAAGAGTAATCCAGCTTACAAGGGAAAATGGTATCCCCCACTTATTGATAACCCCAACTACAAGGGCATTTGGAAGCCTCAGGAAATTCCAAACCCTGACTACTTTGAACTTGAAAGACCTGACTTTGAGCCTGTTGCGGCTATTGGAATTGAGATTTGGACAATGCAAGACGGTATTTTGTTTGACAATTTTTTGATTGCGAAAGATGAGAAGACTGCTGAGTCATACCGGGAGACCACTTGGAAGCCAAAATTTGAGgttgagaaagaaaaacagaagGCTGAAGATTTAGCTGCTGGTTCAGATAGTAGTCTTACAAGCTTCCAG AAGAAAGTATTTGACATCCTATACAAGATTGCAGATCTTCCGATTTTAAGTACATACAAGCTTAAGATATAT GATCTCATTGAGAAGGGAGAGAAACAGCCAAATCTCTCAATTGGCATCCTTGTCTCGATTGTTGTGATTGTCTTCACAGTAATCTTTAAGCTTATTTTTGGTGGGAAGAAGAAGCAG GCAAGAGTGGAAAAGGAGAAAACAGAAGTTGCTGACACTTCTAATAATCAAGGAAGCAGTGGAGATaatgaagaagagaaggagaagaaggaaGATGCTGCTGCTCCTCGTCGAAGGGGGGGATCCAGACGTGAAACTTAA
- the LOC142633111 gene encoding calcium-dependent mitochondrial ATP-magnesium/phosphate carrier protein 2-like, with the protein MDAAKPTRTDTQNQNQRRPNVNPNPNPNPNSKSKKKKGGPISMDHVLLALQETKDERDLRIRALFDFFDAGNLGYLDYPQIEAGLSALQIPSHYKYAKDLFKVCDANRDGRVDYHEFRRYMDDKELELYRIFQAIDVKHSGCIFPEELWDALLKAGIEINDEELARFVEHVDKDNNGIITFEEWRDFLLLYPHEATIENIYQHWERVCLVDIGEQAVIPEGISKHVHRGKYFIAGGIAGATSRTATAPLDRLKVVLQVQTTRASIVPAIKKIWKEGGFLGFFRGNGLNVVKVTPESAIKFYAYESLKNIIGDGRGKDKGDIGASGRLLAGGMAGAVAQSAIYPLDLVKTRLQTCECEGGKVPKLGKLTKDIWVQEGPRAFYKGLVPSLLGIIPYAGIELAAYETLKDMSKTYILHDTEPGPLVQLGCGTISGALGATCVYPLQVIRTRMQAQRSNAAAAYKGMSDVFWRTLQHEGYRGFYKGLFPNLLKVVPAASITYLAYETMKDRLDLD; encoded by the exons ATGGACGCAGCAAAGCCCACAAGAACTGACactcaaaaccaaaaccaacggCGTCCTAATGTGAACCCCAACCCCAACCCCAACCCCAACAGCAAgagcaagaagaagaaaggtgGACCCATTTCCATGGATCACGTGCTTCTGGCATTGCAGGAGACCAAGGACGAGAGGGATCTCAGAATCCGAGCTCTGTTCGACTTCTTCGATGCTGGCAACCTGGGATACTTGGACTATCCCCAGATCGAGGCTGGACTCTCGGCTCTCCAAATACCCTCACACTACAAGTACGCTAAGGATCTCTTCAAGGTTTGTGACGCCAACAGAGACGGCAGGGTTGATTACCATGAATTCCGTCGCTACATGGACGATAAGGAGCTCGAGCTCTATCGCATCTTTCAGGCCATTGATGTCAAACACAGTGGCTGCATTTTTCCCGAAGAGCTCTGGGATGCGCTTCTTAAGGCTG GAATTGAGATCAATGATGAAGAACTTGCACGTTTTGTGGAGCACGTTGATAAGGACAATAATGGAATTATCACTTTTGAAGAGTGGAGAGATTTTCTTCTACTCTATCCACATGAAGCTactattgaaaatatatatcaGCATTGGGAAAGGGTATGCCTTGTAGATATAGGAGAACAGGCTGTCATTCCTGAGGGCATCAGTAAGCATGTTCATCGAGGCAAATATTTCATTGCAGGAGGAATAGCAGGGGCCACATCTCGTACTGCAACTGCTCCTCTTGATCGCCTGAAGGTGGTTTTACAAGTCCAGACAACACGTGCTTCAATTGTCCCAGCTATAAAGAAGATATGGAAGGAGGGAGGTTTCTTGGGGTTTTTCCGAGGTAATGGCTTGAATGTTGTGAAGGTAACACCTGAAAGTGCCATCAAGTTTTATGCTTATGAAAGTTTAAAGAATATCATTGGAGATGGTAGAGGGAAAGACAAAGGTGATATTGGTGCTTCTGGAAGACTTTTGGCTGGTGGTATGGCAGGTGCGGTTGCACAATCTGCTATCTATCCATTGGACCTTGTGAAAACTCGCTTACAAACTTGTGAATGTGAAGGTGGGAAGGTTCCTAAGCTAGGGAAACTGACAAAAGATATATGGGTTCAGGAGGGACCTCGAGCCTTTTACAAAGGCCTTGTACCATCACTTTTGGGGATAATTCCTTATGCTGGCATTGAACTTGCTGCCTATGAGACCTTGAAAGATATGTCAAAGACATATATTCTTCATGATACGG AACCTGGCCCTCTTGTGCAACTAGGTTGTGGGACAATTTCAGGAGCACTTGGAGCAACATGTGTTTACCCCTTGCAGGTTATTCGAACAAG AATGCAAGCTCAACGTTCTAATGCTGCTGCTGCTTATAAGGGAATGTCTGATGTATTTTGGAGAACCCTTCAACATGAAGGTTATAGAGGTTTCTACAAAGGACTCTTTCCGAATCTCCTCAAAGTTGTGCCAGCAGCAAGCATTACCTATTTAGCTTATGAAACAATGAAGGATAGACTAGATCTTGATTAG